A window of the Natronomonas salina genome harbors these coding sequences:
- a CDS encoding gluconate 2-dehydrogenase subunit 3 family protein, translating into MELSRRDAVAALAAVGAGAGGTAYVWRRDDPEPSPDVETLTAVATVVYPSEVEGIEAFVETYAAGRAASDDDHAEGVRRATERVDARARDWYGAPFADLPPEDRDSLLREMGVDTADEDPRGTTAERVRYFVVGDLLLALYASPTGGELVGIENPQGHPGGLESYRRGP; encoded by the coding sequence ATGGAACTGTCGCGTCGCGACGCCGTCGCCGCGCTCGCGGCCGTCGGCGCCGGCGCCGGCGGGACCGCGTACGTCTGGCGTCGCGACGACCCCGAGCCGTCGCCGGACGTCGAGACCCTGACGGCGGTCGCGACAGTAGTGTACCCGAGCGAGGTCGAGGGGATCGAGGCGTTCGTCGAGACCTACGCCGCCGGCCGGGCCGCGAGCGACGACGACCACGCCGAGGGCGTCCGGAGGGCGACCGAGCGCGTGGACGCCAGGGCCCGGGACTGGTACGGGGCGCCGTTCGCCGACCTCCCGCCGGAGGATCGCGACTCGCTGCTCCGGGAGATGGGCGTCGACACCGCCGACGAGGACCCCCGGGGGACGACCGCCGAGCGGGTGCGCTACTTCGTCGTCGGCGACCTGCTGCTGGCGCTGTACGCCTCGCCGACGGGCGGGGAGCTGGTCGGGATCGAGAACCCGCAGGGCCACCCCGGCGGGCTGGAGAGCTATCGGAGGGGACCGTGA
- the pdhA gene encoding pyruvate dehydrogenase (acetyl-transferring) E1 component subunit alpha → MPRETVAEFAVEEVQVLSEDETVDEELLPDLSDDELLEMYESMKRSRRLDERAISLQRRGELGTYAPAIGQEAAQVGSAYALADDDWVVPSFREGPALLVHGTPPEQMLQYALGMEEGAEIPGGTGALPPAIPVGSQPLHAVGIGWGEALQDRDNVAVTYFGDGATSEGDVYEALNFAGVYDAQTVFLCQNNQYAISTRIEKQTQAETLAQKAVAAGIEGIRVDGNDVLGVYRVAREAIRKARNGEPVLIEALTYRRSMHTTSDDPSAYREDEESEAWEARDPIVRLQVFLEDRGILDQELEEDIDERVEEEIADAIDAARAANEALDPADMFRHVYDEMPPELERQFEAFGGEADE, encoded by the coding sequence ATGCCCCGCGAGACCGTCGCCGAGTTCGCCGTCGAGGAGGTCCAGGTGCTGTCCGAGGACGAGACGGTCGACGAGGAACTCCTCCCGGACCTCTCCGACGACGAGTTGCTGGAGATGTACGAGTCGATGAAGCGCTCGCGGCGCCTTGACGAGCGGGCCATCTCGCTGCAGCGGCGCGGCGAACTCGGCACCTACGCCCCGGCCATCGGCCAGGAGGCCGCCCAGGTCGGCAGCGCCTACGCGCTGGCGGACGACGACTGGGTCGTCCCCTCGTTCCGCGAGGGGCCGGCGCTGCTGGTCCACGGGACACCCCCCGAGCAGATGCTCCAGTACGCACTCGGGATGGAGGAGGGCGCGGAGATCCCCGGCGGCACCGGCGCGCTGCCCCCCGCCATCCCCGTCGGCAGTCAGCCGCTGCACGCCGTCGGCATCGGCTGGGGAGAGGCGCTGCAGGACCGGGACAACGTCGCGGTCACGTACTTCGGCGACGGCGCCACGAGCGAGGGCGACGTCTACGAGGCGTTGAACTTCGCGGGCGTCTACGACGCCCAGACCGTCTTCCTCTGTCAGAACAACCAGTACGCCATCTCCACGCGCATCGAGAAGCAGACGCAGGCCGAGACGCTCGCCCAGAAGGCCGTCGCCGCTGGCATCGAGGGGATCCGCGTCGACGGCAACGACGTCCTCGGCGTCTACCGGGTCGCCCGGGAGGCCATCCGGAAGGCCAGGAACGGCGAGCCCGTCCTGATCGAGGCGCTCACCTACCGGCGGTCGATGCACACGACCTCAGACGACCCCTCCGCCTACCGCGAGGACGAGGAGAGCGAGGCCTGGGAGGCACGCGACCCCATCGTCCGCCTGCAGGTGTTCCTCGAGGACCGCGGCATCCTCGACCAGGAGCTGGAGGAGGACATCGACGAGCGCGTCGAAGAGGAGATCGCCGACGCCATCGACGCCGCGCGGGCGGCCAACGAGGCCCTCGACCCCGCCGACATGTTCCGGCACGTCTACGACGAGATGCCACCGGAGCTCGAACGGCAGTTCGAGGCCTTCGGGGGTGAGGCCGATGAGTGA
- a CDS encoding DUF7344 domain-containing protein gives MASFALVDDILRALADHDRRLALYYLQAEDEAEIEMLARQVVAWSEEKPIDEITDDELQQLIMEFRHNHLNRLRDAGCIEYDERTGMVRYMDPPTILEGLLGVLAPLEHPEEN, from the coding sequence ATGGCTAGTTTTGCACTCGTTGACGACATACTCCGCGCGCTAGCGGACCACGACCGCCGCCTCGCACTTTACTACCTCCAGGCGGAGGACGAGGCAGAGATCGAAATGCTCGCTCGGCAGGTCGTCGCCTGGAGCGAAGAGAAACCCATCGATGAGATAACCGACGACGAACTTCAGCAACTCATCATGGAGTTTCGGCACAATCACCTCAATCGGCTTCGAGATGCCGGCTGCATCGAGTACGATGAACGGACTGGGATGGTTCGGTACATGGACCCTCCAACGATCCTTGAAGGATTATTGGGTGTGCTTGCCCCGCTCGAACACCCAGAGGAAAATTGA
- a CDS encoding extracellular solute-binding protein: MTSRRRFLAAAASAGGVGLAGCSDLLPGGGNGDGNGGDGDSPVGQIGSARAGRGTPGGTSMEDMPPLEGEVTVYSGRSEVLVGDLVAYVQDLYDDLTLDVRYLGANEAVNQIETAGQNSEADVFFSVNAGALGQLAEAGRTRPLHEDVAGLVREEFRDDDNRWIGTSGRARTIPFNTEAFSGGDVPEDILAFPDEDAFDGEMGWAPSYGSFQAFVTAMRLLEGEDTTRQWLQGMLDSGVQRYPDEYQVCQAIADGEITAGFTNHYYIQRVLDNRPDAPLETAFTRGDAGAIFNVAGAAVVDSANDPEMAANFVRHLLSGEAQDYFARTTFEYPLIPGVEPIGALPTIDELNPPSDLDLTQLSDLEPTIRLMRDAGVDV, encoded by the coding sequence TTGACGTCCCGTCGTCGGTTCCTGGCGGCGGCCGCCTCCGCCGGCGGCGTCGGACTGGCCGGCTGTAGCGACCTGCTGCCGGGCGGCGGCAACGGCGACGGCAACGGCGGCGACGGCGATTCGCCGGTCGGCCAGATCGGCTCCGCCCGCGCCGGCCGGGGCACCCCCGGCGGCACCTCGATGGAGGACATGCCGCCGCTGGAGGGCGAAGTCACGGTCTACTCCGGGCGGTCGGAGGTGCTCGTCGGCGACCTCGTCGCCTACGTCCAGGACCTCTACGACGACCTCACCCTCGACGTCCGCTACCTGGGGGCTAACGAGGCGGTCAACCAGATCGAGACGGCCGGCCAGAACAGCGAGGCCGACGTCTTCTTCTCGGTGAACGCCGGCGCCCTCGGCCAGCTCGCCGAGGCCGGGCGGACAAGGCCACTCCACGAGGACGTCGCCGGACTCGTCCGCGAGGAGTTCCGCGACGACGACAACCGCTGGATCGGGACCTCCGGGCGCGCCCGGACGATCCCGTTCAACACAGAGGCCTTCTCCGGGGGCGACGTCCCCGAGGACATCCTCGCGTTCCCCGACGAGGACGCCTTCGACGGCGAGATGGGGTGGGCGCCGAGCTACGGGTCCTTCCAGGCGTTCGTCACCGCGATGCGGCTCCTCGAGGGCGAGGACACCACCCGCCAGTGGCTCCAGGGGATGCTCGACTCGGGCGTCCAGCGCTACCCCGACGAGTACCAGGTCTGTCAGGCCATCGCCGACGGCGAGATCACCGCCGGGTTCACGAACCACTACTACATCCAGCGCGTCCTGGACAACCGGCCGGACGCGCCGCTGGAGACCGCGTTCACCCGCGGCGACGCCGGCGCCATCTTCAACGTCGCCGGCGCCGCGGTCGTCGACTCCGCGAACGACCCGGAGATGGCCGCGAACTTCGTCCGCCACCTGCTCTCCGGGGAGGCCCAGGACTACTTCGCCCGGACGACCTTCGAGTACCCCCTGATCCCCGGGGTCGAGCCCATCGGCGCGCTGCCGACCATCGACGAGCTGAACCCGCCGTCGGACCTGGACCTCACGCAACTCTCCGACCTCGAACCGACCATCCGACTGATGCGGGACGCCGGCGTCGACGTCTGA
- a CDS encoding GMC family oxidoreductase has product MTDDAADVCVVGAGPAGGILAAELAGSYDVVVLEAGPRFEDADRERRMERSIRPAYSIPDVWEMGGERDAYTTAGDGYPLNRARVKGVGGTTLHWQGMVMRLHETDFEMASRYGVGSDWPIDYAALRPYYTRAEAELGVAGASDNPFGPPREEPHPLPAFPPSYSDSIFAEACEALGIATHSVPNARNSEPYDGDGACVGYGTCQPVCPSGAKYTAERHVDRAEAAGARVVAEAPVQRLEHDASGERVTAAVYAKDGEERRQEARSFVVACGGVETPRLLLCSRSDRHPDGLANGSGAVGRYFMDHLYAGVGGRYDGPTRQKHVGFNTTESHQFYDDVDAESGSLKLEFINYAGPSPVEQALRADDWGDALLEDLRDAYGTYLEVGALVEQMPRKENRVTLDPDRTDDHGRPVPRIEWRVDDYTDRTLARANEIQRSILAELDVDVEWADGPGSVRPAFHHMGTTRMGVDPAESVVSPRLRTHELENCWIASSSVFVTGGAMNPTLTIAALSLKAAEHVDEALSQTL; this is encoded by the coding sequence GTGACCGACGACGCGGCCGACGTCTGCGTCGTCGGCGCGGGGCCGGCGGGCGGCATCCTCGCGGCCGAACTCGCCGGCTCGTACGACGTGGTGGTCCTCGAGGCGGGGCCGCGGTTCGAGGACGCGGACCGCGAGCGCCGGATGGAGCGGTCGATACGCCCCGCCTACTCCATCCCGGACGTCTGGGAGATGGGCGGCGAGCGGGACGCCTACACCACCGCCGGCGACGGCTACCCGCTGAACCGGGCCAGGGTCAAGGGCGTCGGCGGCACGACGCTCCACTGGCAGGGGATGGTGATGCGGCTTCACGAGACCGACTTCGAGATGGCGTCCCGCTACGGCGTCGGGTCGGACTGGCCGATCGACTACGCGGCCCTGCGGCCGTACTACACCCGCGCGGAGGCGGAACTCGGCGTCGCCGGCGCCTCGGACAACCCCTTCGGGCCGCCGCGGGAGGAGCCGCACCCGCTGCCGGCGTTCCCGCCGTCGTACAGCGACTCCATCTTCGCCGAGGCCTGCGAGGCACTCGGCATCGCGACGCACTCGGTGCCGAACGCGCGGAACTCGGAGCCGTACGACGGCGACGGCGCCTGCGTCGGCTACGGCACCTGCCAGCCGGTCTGCCCGTCGGGCGCGAAGTACACCGCCGAGCGGCACGTCGACCGGGCCGAGGCCGCCGGTGCCCGCGTCGTCGCGGAGGCGCCGGTCCAGCGCCTGGAACACGACGCCTCCGGCGAGCGGGTGACCGCCGCGGTCTACGCGAAGGACGGCGAGGAGCGCCGCCAGGAGGCGCGGTCGTTCGTCGTCGCCTGCGGGGGCGTTGAGACGCCCCGCCTCCTGCTCTGTTCGCGCTCCGACCGGCACCCGGACGGCTTAGCCAACGGCAGCGGCGCGGTCGGGCGGTACTTCATGGACCACCTCTACGCCGGCGTCGGCGGCCGGTACGACGGCCCGACCAGACAGAAGCACGTCGGCTTCAACACCACCGAGTCCCACCAGTTCTACGACGACGTCGACGCGGAGTCCGGCAGCCTGAAACTGGAGTTCATCAACTACGCCGGCCCCTCGCCCGTCGAGCAGGCCCTGCGGGCCGACGACTGGGGCGACGCGCTGCTCGAGGACCTCCGGGACGCCTACGGGACGTACCTCGAGGTCGGCGCGCTGGTCGAACAGATGCCACGGAAGGAGAACAGAGTGACGCTCGACCCCGACCGCACCGACGACCACGGCCGCCCCGTCCCCAGGATCGAGTGGCGCGTCGACGACTACACGGACCGGACGCTCGCCCGGGCCAACGAGATCCAGCGGTCGATCCTCGCGGAACTGGACGTCGACGTGGAGTGGGCGGACGGGCCCGGCAGCGTCCGTCCGGCGTTCCACCACATGGGGACGACCCGGATGGGCGTGGACCCCGCCGAGAGCGTCGTGTCTCCGCGGCTGCGGACGCACGAACTCGAGAACTGCTGGATCGCCTCATCGAGCGTCTTCGTCACCGGCGGGGCGATGAACCCGACGCTCACCATCGCCGCGCTCTCCCTGAAGGCGGCCGAACACGTCGACGAGGCGCTCTCGCAGACACTTTAG
- a CDS encoding dolichyl-phosphate hexose transferase: MSETEVEAAEVESATAASEEYTFEDLSVVMGTYNEEAAIATVLSDIERVTDGRAEVVCVDGSDDRTPEIAEEHGARVIRQEPQGYGVAVHAALRAASRDVIVTTDCDDTYPMDALPEFLESINEGYDVVSGDRIYHGADAMPAFNRLGNVAFALGASVLLGERVHDTTTGMRAYRREVIEAIEWTENTGLSAELLMRPLARGYRVREHPIDYAERAGETKLDPLTGGAEIAKSILKVGLEERF, from the coding sequence ATGAGCGAGACGGAGGTCGAGGCGGCCGAGGTGGAGTCCGCGACGGCGGCGTCCGAGGAGTACACGTTCGAGGACCTGAGCGTCGTGATGGGGACGTACAACGAGGAGGCGGCCATCGCGACGGTGCTGTCGGACATCGAGCGGGTGACGGACGGCCGCGCAGAGGTCGTCTGCGTCGACGGCTCCGACGACCGGACGCCCGAGATCGCCGAGGAGCACGGCGCCCGCGTCATCAGACAGGAGCCGCAGGGGTACGGCGTCGCCGTCCACGCGGCCCTCCGGGCCGCGAGCCGCGACGTGATCGTCACCACCGACTGCGACGACACCTACCCGATGGACGCCCTCCCGGAGTTCCTCGAGTCGATCAACGAGGGGTACGACGTGGTCAGCGGCGACCGGATCTACCACGGCGCCGACGCGATGCCGGCGTTCAACCGCCTCGGAAACGTCGCCTTCGCCCTCGGCGCGAGCGTCCTCCTCGGCGAGCGCGTCCACGACACCACGACGGGCATGCGCGCGTACCGCCGGGAGGTCATCGAGGCCATCGAGTGGACCGAGAACACCGGCCTCTCCGCCGAGTTGCTGATGCGGCCGCTGGCCCGCGGCTACCGGGTCCGCGAGCACCCAATCGACTACGCCGAGCGCGCCGGCGAGACGAAGCTGGACCCGCTGACCGGCGGCGCCGAGATCGCGAAGTCCATCCTCAAGGTCGGCCTCGAGGAGCGCTTCTAG
- a CDS encoding helix-turn-helix transcriptional regulator, with amino-acid sequence MNVVNVLVSAVKEGVPNTLQDNPQNSENPSSGTAPANTTPTIIEHEKMISSEEQILTLLDAHEGRMWQQDVVTETGFSPAKVSRDLSELEADGQIARVRKGRQKIVVDPERLPGALTEER; translated from the coding sequence ATGAACGTCGTAAACGTCCTCGTGAGCGCCGTCAAAGAGGGCGTACCGAATACTCTCCAAGACAACCCCCAAAACAGCGAGAACCCATCGTCCGGGACAGCCCCAGCGAACACTACGCCCACGATTATCGAACACGAGAAGATGATTTCCTCGGAAGAGCAGATTCTCACCCTACTTGATGCCCACGAGGGACGGATGTGGCAGCAAGACGTGGTCACTGAAACTGGGTTTTCGCCGGCAAAGGTCAGTCGTGATCTCTCAGAGCTGGAGGCCGACGGACAGATTGCACGCGTACGGAAAGGTCGGCAGAAGATCGTTGTTGACCCCGAGCGTTTACCTGGGGCACTCACCGAGGAGCGATAG
- a CDS encoding alpha-ketoacid dehydrogenase subunit beta: MSDGERLRMIEAVRETLRAELERDDDVVVYGEDVGRAGGVFRATQGLAEEFDDRVFDAPVAEAGIVGVGVGLAATGLRPVPEIQFQSFLYQGFHQLAQHVARMRSRTRGTVSCPMTIRTPYGGGIHALELHSESFEAGFAHVPGLQVVVPASPAETAGLLRSAIRDPDPVVFMEPTRLYRAAGESVPDDHEVPLGEARVVQPGDDVTVVAWGSMLKETLEAVEDVDGSVEVVDPRTLYPMDTATIVESVRKTGRCAVVHEAPKTSGLAGEIFARVNEEAFYHLEAPMERVTGYDVPVPMFAREDAYVPDAARIAEGIERTLE, from the coding sequence ATGAGTGACGGCGAACGGCTCCGGATGATCGAGGCGGTCCGGGAGACCCTCCGCGCGGAGCTCGAACGCGACGACGACGTCGTGGTCTACGGCGAGGACGTCGGCCGCGCGGGCGGCGTCTTCCGCGCGACGCAGGGCCTCGCGGAGGAGTTCGACGACCGGGTGTTCGACGCGCCCGTCGCGGAGGCCGGCATCGTCGGCGTCGGGGTGGGCCTCGCCGCGACGGGGCTGCGACCCGTCCCCGAGATCCAGTTCCAGAGCTTCCTCTACCAGGGGTTCCACCAGCTCGCCCAGCACGTCGCCCGGATGCGCAGCCGCACCCGCGGGACCGTCAGCTGTCCGATGACGATCCGGACGCCCTACGGCGGCGGCATCCACGCCCTGGAGCTCCACTCCGAGAGCTTCGAGGCCGGCTTCGCGCACGTCCCCGGCCTGCAGGTGGTCGTCCCCGCCTCCCCCGCCGAGACCGCCGGCCTGCTCCGGTCGGCCATCCGCGACCCCGACCCCGTCGTCTTCATGGAGCCGACGCGGCTCTACCGCGCCGCCGGCGAGTCGGTCCCCGACGACCACGAGGTCCCCCTCGGGGAGGCCCGGGTCGTCCAGCCCGGCGACGACGTGACCGTGGTCGCCTGGGGGTCGATGCTGAAGGAGACCCTCGAGGCGGTCGAGGACGTCGACGGCAGCGTCGAGGTCGTCGACCCCCGGACGCTCTACCCGATGGACACCGCGACCATCGTCGAGTCCGTCCGGAAGACCGGCCGCTGTGCCGTCGTCCACGAGGCGCCGAAGACGAGCGGCCTCGCCGGCGAGATCTTCGCCCGCGTCAACGAGGAGGCCTTCTACCACCTCGAGGCGCCGATGGAGCGGGTGACCGGCTACGACGTCCCCGTCCCGATGTTCGCCCGGGAGGACGCGTACGTCCCCGACGCGGCGCGGATCGCGGAGGGCATCGAGCGGACCCTGGAGTGA
- a CDS encoding O-antigen ligase family protein: protein MPQFDGDGRRFDNDRTSRDRRALAVGTRLGGLGLLAVLSVSALSVASGGPEWLTGRYVAAAMVALGAAAMVGRFVAVARRGFTSDLEPYLFAVRAVLFGLLLVVLYQSFSPGYGLAESRRVSTVVVWLLLVAVCVTARDPRQYRPVQWLALGCLATVTGIFFYHGLASTTRIPFWFGAIMAVGIAVVPQYLSRTAFLWAANRYAAAVIVLALPAYVVGEYTLFGLSIGFMRSYTIPFLGYDVDAARSLYVNRNAFAVAAFGGFVAAIGEFHRAAASDRPAWTALVPAALLGINALGLAISFGRVLWVVTPMAVGVYLAYLAWGRRAVPLAVVAGFAYLFAGIAAVHTGLAPIGEDTPTRAERWYPAIAAIVDNPSLLGQGFISTTDYIAPYIETAKPSFVETYTASEAPGSPHNAYLRTTIRAGLLGGLAYLTLVVGSLVSGAQEIRRRHGDVTVAVILLALGVGFAAHQQFEAYSLYNYGSSTMLAVLVTGFLLFGDRDWVPTDVD from the coding sequence ATGCCGCAGTTCGACGGCGACGGACGGCGGTTCGACAACGACCGTACGTCCCGCGACCGGCGCGCGCTGGCCGTTGGCACGCGGCTCGGCGGCCTCGGGCTCCTCGCGGTGCTGAGTGTGAGCGCCCTGAGCGTGGCCTCCGGCGGGCCGGAGTGGCTCACGGGCCGGTACGTCGCTGCCGCGATGGTGGCGCTGGGGGCAGCGGCGATGGTCGGCCGGTTCGTCGCCGTCGCGCGGCGGGGATTCACCTCCGACCTGGAGCCGTACCTGTTCGCCGTCCGGGCGGTGCTGTTCGGGCTGTTGCTCGTCGTGCTCTACCAGTCGTTCTCGCCGGGGTACGGGCTCGCCGAAAGCCGGCGCGTCTCCACAGTCGTCGTCTGGCTGCTGCTCGTCGCCGTCTGCGTGACCGCCAGGGATCCACGGCAGTATCGGCCTGTGCAGTGGCTCGCGCTGGGCTGTCTCGCGACCGTCACCGGGATCTTCTTCTATCACGGCCTCGCGAGCACGACCCGGATTCCGTTCTGGTTCGGCGCCATTATGGCCGTCGGGATCGCCGTCGTTCCACAGTACCTCTCGCGGACGGCGTTCCTCTGGGCCGCCAACCGGTATGCGGCCGCCGTGATCGTGCTGGCGCTGCCGGCGTACGTCGTCGGCGAGTACACGCTGTTCGGGCTGTCGATCGGGTTCATGCGCTCCTACACGATTCCGTTCCTGGGCTACGATGTGGATGCGGCCCGGTCGCTGTACGTCAACCGCAACGCCTTCGCCGTCGCCGCCTTCGGCGGGTTCGTCGCCGCCATCGGAGAGTTCCACCGCGCCGCCGCCAGTGACCGCCCCGCTTGGACCGCGCTCGTGCCGGCCGCCCTCCTCGGGATCAACGCGCTCGGCCTCGCGATCTCGTTCGGTCGGGTGCTGTGGGTGGTCACGCCGATGGCCGTCGGCGTCTACCTCGCGTACCTCGCGTGGGGCCGCCGCGCCGTCCCCCTGGCCGTCGTCGCGGGCTTCGCGTACCTCTTTGCGGGGATAGCCGCCGTCCACACCGGCCTCGCCCCGATCGGCGAGGACACGCCGACGCGCGCCGAGCGCTGGTATCCCGCCATCGCCGCTATCGTCGACAACCCGTCGCTGCTCGGCCAGGGCTTCATCAGCACCACGGACTACATCGCACCCTACATCGAGACGGCGAAGCCCTCCTTCGTCGAGACGTACACGGCGTCGGAGGCCCCCGGCAGCCCCCACAACGCCTACCTCCGCACCACGATCCGCGCCGGCCTCCTCGGCGGCCTCGCGTACCTCACCCTCGTGGTCGGCAGTCTGGTATCGGGCGCCCAGGAGATCCGCCGGCGCCACGGCGACGTGACGGTCGCGGTGATTCTGCTCGCACTCGGTGTCGGGTTCGCCGCCCACCAGCAGTTCGAGGCCTACTCCCTGTACAACTACGGGAGCAGTACGATGCTCGCGGTGCTCGTCACCGGCTTCCTGCTCTTCGGCGACCGAGACTGGGTGCCGACCGACGTGGATTGA
- a CDS encoding ArnT family glycosyltransferase: protein MRGGRVRERLRRRWPTLALAALAFGVVLVVALVLFPYHSNNHDEAVYLQQAAMLLEGQLRLHPPVDDAFRPWFFVDGPEGLYSKYSPVPPAVFAVGLLAGEPRLSLALVAAGNVALVATLARWAFDRPTGLAAGALLLCAPLFAITSSVFLPYAPTFLLNLSFAYCYVRACRERSVRWAALAGLASGVAFFSRPYTAVLFVAPFAVHALWTLATERRDALAQYLALGGCGLAMVAVTLGYNAALTGDPLVFPYQAFAPLDGLGFGERRLLDHSMDYTPALALEVNGYVLWYLATRWAPLGALGTALAVAGAVLARSAPERAAGAWLTDRQLRAVVLGVAASVALGNVYFWGNANLLATPTDPTDGLLGVVGTVYHFDVLLPLTVFGGYAVVRGGRALWWRTAELPRSQRRAVAFAVVLVAVPVAGGAAAASFGPPTERNAAYTDTYEQAYEPFEPQPPADSVVLLPTPYGPWLNHPFQPLRNDPGYDGRTVYALDRGAERTWAVLDAFPDRTPYRYRYRGEWTPAPDDAVEPTLHSTERLRTGDLSATTRVGVPDGATSATVAVSADGETDRRTVRPQGETLAVDWTLVDGAFSSGEASVPIEGPTRAELSVVVVGRQGGTVAYESEVLVRPGDGGVEVVWPPAEQVCLAATTCDDAYVPGSRYPSFVEMETERR, encoded by the coding sequence ATGCGCGGCGGGCGGGTGCGCGAAAGGCTCCGGCGGCGCTGGCCGACGCTCGCGCTCGCCGCCCTCGCCTTCGGCGTCGTCCTCGTCGTCGCGCTCGTCCTCTTCCCCTACCACTCGAACAACCACGACGAGGCCGTCTACCTCCAGCAGGCGGCGATGCTCCTCGAGGGGCAGCTCCGCCTGCACCCGCCCGTCGACGACGCCTTCCGCCCGTGGTTCTTCGTCGACGGGCCGGAGGGCCTCTACTCGAAGTACAGCCCCGTGCCGCCGGCCGTCTTCGCCGTCGGGCTGCTGGCCGGCGAACCCCGGCTCTCGCTGGCGCTGGTCGCCGCGGGCAACGTCGCCCTCGTCGCCACGCTCGCCCGCTGGGCCTTCGACCGGCCGACCGGGCTCGCGGCCGGCGCGCTCCTGCTCTGCGCGCCGCTGTTCGCGATCACCTCGTCGGTGTTCCTCCCGTACGCGCCGACGTTCCTCCTGAACCTCTCGTTCGCGTACTGCTACGTGCGGGCCTGCCGCGAGCGGTCCGTCCGGTGGGCCGCGCTGGCGGGGCTGGCCAGCGGCGTCGCCTTCTTCTCGCGGCCGTACACCGCCGTGCTCTTCGTGGCCCCGTTCGCCGTCCACGCGCTGTGGACGCTCGCGACGGAGCGCCGCGACGCGCTCGCCCAGTACCTCGCGCTGGGGGGCTGCGGCCTCGCGATGGTCGCCGTCACCCTCGGCTACAACGCCGCGCTGACCGGCGACCCGCTCGTCTTCCCCTACCAGGCGTTCGCCCCGCTGGACGGCCTGGGCTTCGGCGAGCGCCGGTTGCTCGACCACTCGATGGACTACACGCCGGCCCTGGCGCTGGAGGTCAACGGTTACGTGCTCTGGTACCTGGCGACCCGGTGGGCGCCCCTCGGCGCCCTCGGGACCGCCCTCGCCGTCGCCGGCGCGGTCCTGGCCCGGTCGGCGCCCGAGCGGGCCGCCGGAGCGTGGCTCACCGACCGGCAACTCCGGGCCGTCGTCCTCGGCGTCGCCGCAAGCGTCGCCCTCGGCAACGTCTACTTCTGGGGCAACGCGAACCTGCTGGCGACGCCGACGGACCCGACCGACGGGCTGCTCGGCGTCGTCGGCACGGTCTACCACTTCGACGTGCTGTTACCGCTAACCGTGTTCGGCGGCTACGCCGTCGTCCGGGGTGGCAGGGCGCTGTGGTGGAGGACAGCAGAGCTCCCTCGCAGCCAGCGCCGCGCCGTCGCCTTCGCGGTCGTCCTCGTCGCGGTCCCGGTCGCCGGCGGCGCGGCCGCGGCGTCGTTCGGCCCGCCGACCGAGCGGAACGCGGCGTACACCGACACCTACGAGCAGGCATACGAACCGTTCGAGCCGCAGCCGCCGGCCGACAGTGTCGTCCTGCTGCCGACGCCGTACGGCCCCTGGCTCAACCACCCGTTCCAGCCCCTCCGGAACGACCCCGGCTACGACGGCCGGACGGTATACGCGCTGGACCGCGGCGCCGAGCGGACGTGGGCGGTTCTGGACGCCTTCCCCGACCGGACGCCGTACCGCTATCGCTACCGCGGGGAGTGGACGCCCGCCCCGGACGATGCCGTCGAACCGACGCTGCACTCGACGGAGCGGCTCCGGACCGGCGACCTCTCGGCGACGACGCGGGTCGGCGTCCCGGATGGGGCAACCAGCGCGACCGTGGCCGTCTCCGCGGACGGCGAGACCGACCGACGGACCGTCCGCCCGCAGGGGGAGACGTTGGCAGTGGACTGGACCCTCGTCGACGGTGCGTTCTCCAGTGGCGAGGCGTCGGTTCCCATCGAGGGGCCGACGCGGGCGGAGCTCTCGGTCGTCGTCGTCGGCCGGCAGGGCGGGACCGTCGCCTACGAGTCCGAGGTGCTGGTGCGGCCCGGTGACGGCGGCGTGGAGGTGGTGTGGCCGCCGGCGGAGCAGGTCTGTCTCGCCGCGACGACCTGCGACGACGCCTACGTGCCCGGCAGTCGCTACCCGTCGTTCGTTGAGATGGAGACCGAACGCCGCTAG